From Osmerus mordax isolate fOsmMor3 chromosome 7, fOsmMor3.pri, whole genome shotgun sequence:
GACAGTAGGGTTTACTATGATTTGATTTACATTCCAGCTCATCATGATGGCTCATTAAGACTGCTGAAATCTATAGAATATCATGATGGTATAAGAAACAATTCAGTCAACTCATTTTTTCCTTCAGAATGTTATTTTTGTTATCATGGCCAGCCTCATTCAGTTGTTTAGAGTTGAAGAGTTGCTGGTCTTTGTGTAAATGGAGGAAAGTGTCGAGCTGCctgcatttgtttgtttgtttgttcatggctggaggagagaggtcccACTACAGACTGCCCTAAAGGACGCCTTCAAGCCAGCGGGACTCAAACAGACTTGACTTTTTAGTTTTTACAGCACACAGCCTATGGCGTTCATAAAGCCCTGAATAAATGCACTGCATTCAAGCTGGTTAGTTAGTCAGGATACAGTAAACTGAGGTCACATGTTTTTGTGAGTTTCAAGATTAAACTTGACTATCAGTTGTCTGTCGGCTGTATCAAGTGTTGTTTTCCTAGAGTGACTATGTTTTTCCCGAGCAACAACATGGTCAGAGCAGGACAACAGCTCTTGCATGTACTGAGGTGTTTAATAAATAACAGCATCAACAACAagaacaataacaacaataacaataacaacacaacaacaacaacataagcTTGAAATCATAATGtatatacacatttatatatatatatattttatatttgactATATAAATATGACATGCAGTCCTCATAACTTAAAACAACCAGGATCTTTCAGACTGAGGTAGGGTGGGTAGGGTCAAGAATTGGGTGTGAATGAgattggaggggtgggggtgagggggtgagggggtagaTTGAAGCACACAAGTGAAGGCtgtggtcactgtgtgtgtgtgtgtttgagagtggcttgagtgtgtgtgtttggggaaggaggagatggtatCGTATTGGCAATCAAGCTGCAGTGGCTCGTTGAAGGGAATGTGTGttggttaggggggggggggggggggggtgagaccacacgggttagggtgggtgtggtggtcggggcggagggggggcacTACCTGGCTTCAGTCAGTGCCTCCAGTACTTGCGGCTGAGCACGCAGACGCACGCAGCGTTGATGCGGATCAGACGCCACGCCGTCCGGTTGCGGAAGATGGTGAGCGCGCGGACGTACGTGTGCGTGTTGGTGCAGTAGGAGTTCCAATGGCGGCTGTCGATGCCACGGCAACCCGACTTGGAGCCTCCCCCCGCCTTGGCTCCCCGTCCCCcgccctggcccctccccccagcggCGGCGGGGGGCCCGCCAAGCGTGGACGCGGTCCGGCAGGTGGTCTCAAAGAAGAACTGTTTCATGACCTCGTTGCCGATCTTGATGCTGGGCAGGACTATCACCTCTTGGTCTTGGATGTCTGTGGCACGTGTCAAGTTGCCCAACCACACGTTGATGCTGTCGCAGACTGAGAACTCTCCCCGGCTTTCATTGTACTTTTTCTGTTTCCCCGCCTGCCGCCTCACCCGGGCCCCCCTTGGCCCCCCCGTGCCGcctcccgcctcctccccctcccaaacGCCGTGCGAGGGGGCCGTGTCGCTGAAGACCACGCGCGGTGAGGAGCGGTAGCGCCGCTTGCTGAAGAGTTTAGGGTCCACCTCAGGGATGGAGGAGTCTAATGGGGTGTCAAGGTCAGGGTGTCCCAGTGATGAGCTCCTGTCCTGCGCCGGCGAGGCAGAGGTCCTGTGGGTCTTCCTGCCCCTCTGGTGGCTGCTTTTCTTGTCCTGTAGGGCGTGGCGCTCTGAGAAGCGGTCCCCAGCTGCTGTCTGCTGCTGTCCTGATCTGTGATTGGCCGCCCCGGGACCTAgggcccctcctccttccatgtTCAGTACAGCCTGGACGCCAatcaggaggagcaggaccagTGGCGACGACCTCATGGGCACACGTcctgccacgcacacacacacacacacataaaagttAGTCAATTTAGTGTCCACAGCACACGATACACCACTGAACAAAATCTACCCAATCCCGATGgagctgtgtgtttacctgtggaaTGTGTCCAGTTGAAGTGTGAGGCTCGCTGACCTCTAGAGACAGATTCCACTGCAGGCCGAACCTCTCGTGTCTGCCATCTGGACCCCCTAAACCAcagctctgaaacacacacacacaagcaattttaaatacttctctttctctcattcacacacacacacccaccactcacacaccctaCGTTTACTGTACtgacctgcaaacacacacacacttggcacTTAAGCGTCTCCTAAGCCACAGTTAAGGCCACTTAGTCTGTGCCTGTAAAGTGAAGATGGCGCAGGCCTGTACTATGGAAGCTTTCCAGAACATGCTTTGTGAAGGCTGTGGAGAGGAATGTCTGGGTGAATGTGAGTGGACAAACCTGGACAGGAATGCAGCCGGGAATAGCTCCCCTGTCTGCTGCCCGATCCAGGAAAATATAAACCCTCTAGAACAATCTTTTTGTatggagtagagcagagcagggtaAACCAAATAGGTGGACTGTTTTTTCCACAGTCAAATGCAAGTGCTTGCATcccataattaaaaaaaatgtacGGTAGCTACTTTTCTTACCATGGAACATTGATACTTTCAAGAtatagatcttttttttttttgggggggggtttaaAGATGTTTTTGAATTACACTTCACCTTCTAGCCTTTCTAAAGTCTGTCTCCTAGACTCTTGGTGCTGTCACATCATTTCAAGATtagattggatggtttagacATTCTTGCCCTACCTGTCACCCATACTGCTCCAGACCCTGCCTGATGGACAAACAGTTTACCATCACCgcaacctccccacacacacacgcacgcacacacacacacacacacacacacacacacacacacacacacacacacacacacacacacacacacacacacacacacacacacacacacacacacacacacacactcactgtgttTAACTCTCTGCCACCCGTCAAAATGTGCGGTATTTCACACCTCATCATACCTCAGACGTATTctgaacacacaccttagtACATAAGCAGCACATACAGCTAAGCTTAAAAGGCGTGTGTCAGCTGTTATAGAGGTTATATAGAggtaaaaatatgtttttaccCTTTCTTGTTGTTTGCAATGTCAAAACGTAACGTGCCTTGTGCTGTACATGCCGACAGGTTGCTGTGTAAAACAGGgggacgtctgtgtgtgttaataaCAAAGTGAGAGTGCCTGTCTGTGCTGGTTCAACTGGGATACACGTCCCATTCTCCTCAGGTTCCATTCTCCTCaggtatatacagtacattacgATTTACACCCTGACCAGTAGAGGGCAGTCTCGCCTGCATCTGATGTCCAACAGACAACAGTTACGACAAAGACAAGAAGAGTAGCCT
This genomic window contains:
- the LOC136946226 gene encoding neurotrophin-7-like, with protein sequence MRSSPLVLLLLIGVQAVLNMEGGGALGPGAANHRSGQQQTAAGDRFSERHALQDKKSSHQRGRKTHRTSASPAQDRSSSLGHPDLDTPLDSSIPEVDPKLFSKRRYRSSPRVVFSDTAPSHGVWEGEEAGGGTGGPRGARVRRQAGKQKKYNESRGEFSVCDSINVWLGNLTRATDIQDQEVIVLPSIKIGNEVMKQFFFETTCRTASTLGGPPAAAGGRGQGGGRGAKAGGGSKSGCRGIDSRHWNSYCTNTHTYVRALTIFRNRTAWRLIRINAACVCVLSRKYWRH